The Myxocyprinus asiaticus isolate MX2 ecotype Aquarium Trade chromosome 26, UBuf_Myxa_2, whole genome shotgun sequence genome has a window encoding:
- the LOC127417214 gene encoding complexin-3-like: protein MAFMVKHVVGGQLKNLTGGLTEEKSDGDKSDAATKGMTQEEFEQYQQQLEEEKQERDANFAQRKAERATIRTHFRDKYRLPKNEVDETQIQAARDDVELPTELAKMIAEDNQEEEHKQSVLGQLTNIQNVDVNHLKGKAQATLEDLKNSAEKCSLM from the exons ATGGCTTTCATGGTGAAACACGTAGTCGGTGGTCAGCTAAAGAATCTGACAGGAGGTCTGACAGAAGAGAAATCTGACGGAGATAAATCCGACGCGGCTACTAAAGGAATGACACAAGAAGAGTTTGAACAATACCAACAACAACTAGAGGAGGAAAA GCAAGAACGAGATGCCAATTTTGCCCAGCGAAAGGCGGAGAGGGCGACAATCAGAACTCACTTCAGAGACAAATACAGGTTACCAAAG AATGAGGTAGATGAGACTCAGATTCAGGCTGCTCGAGATGATGTTGAGCTCCCCACTGAACTGGCCAAGATGATCGCTGAGGACAACCAAGAGGAGGAACACAAGCAGTCCGTCCTGGGTCAGCTGACCAACATCCAGAACGTGGACGTGAATCATCTAAAGGGCAAAGCTCAGGCCACGCTGGAAGATCTGAAGAACTCTGCTGAGAagtgttccctcatgtga
- the LOC127417212 gene encoding growth arrest-specific protein 1-like, giving the protein MESYFGPVTFLLSFLMSLDAQLVCWQALIRCHEERDCELAYNQYLTACDGNIRGNRRQCPSHCISALIRLNLTTSGPELESCDCGTDLECLRAKHAIEPCLPRKHPGGAAGIGCTEARQRCEDEPNCQKSLTAYLSHCGQLFNGRKCSSRCKSTIEELLFMPNGMLLNQCVCDGLERPFCEVVKQNMVKLCSIGDHSVSIDNDGMDDIYEDEDYEVKPEKDVTDTDAVMSNAFTLSQQVVLLCSAFVMAFTHI; this is encoded by the coding sequence ATGGAGAGCTACTTCGGTCCTGTCACATTTCTCCTCTCGTTTCTGATGTCGCTTGATGCACAGTTGGTTTGTTGGCAGGCACTTATCAGGTGTCATGAAGAGCGGGACTGCGAGCTCGCCTATAATCAATATCTGACCGCGTGTGATGGGAATATCCGAGGGAATCGACGGCAGTGCCCGAGCCACTGCATCAGTGCTCTCATCCGCCTCAACCTGACCACCAGCGGGCCGGAACTAGAGAGCTGCGACTGTGGGACAGACTTGGAGTGCCTGCGGGCCAAACACGCCATTGAACCGTGTCTGCCGCGAAAGCATCCTGGTGGCGCAGCCGGGATTGGCTGTACCGAAGCACGCCAGCGTTGCGAGGATGAGCCCAACTGTCAAAAGTCCCTGACTGCCTACCTGTCTCACTGCGGACAACTGTTCAACGGAAGGAAATGTTCGTCCCGATGCAAATCAACCATAGAGGAACTGCTATTCATGCCAAATGGCATGCTGctgaatcagtgtgtgtgtgatggtttaGAAAGGCCATTTTGTGAGGTAGTCAAACAAAATATGGTCAAACTGTGTTCTATTGGGGACCACAGTGTTTCCATTGACAACGATGGAATGGATGATATATATGAGGATGAAGATTATGAGGTGAAACCAGAGAAAGATGTGACAGACACAGATGCTGTGATGTCAAATGCCTTCACACTTTCTCAACAGGTAGTTTTGCTGTGTAGTGCTTTTGTTATGGCTTTTACCCACATCTGA